A region from the Lycium barbarum isolate Lr01 chromosome 8, ASM1917538v2, whole genome shotgun sequence genome encodes:
- the LOC132606160 gene encoding uncharacterized protein LOC132606160 isoform X2, which produces MPTKSLFPQSSDIVKQYIQEIETSAIGKERGQGLKNATMSASQGMRMIHKNSMVLEIGYSFSKGYTSTDQVKQCKKVETSAIGMGREQTPRSLCSSLGVSENEMESFHENARYANQRMQTPSKITRSNSTMSPSQRMRIMDKNPMVLEKEHVQTNISLPPSTDQVMQHYQTVE; this is translated from the exons ATGCCAACCAAGAGTTTATTTCCTCAATCTAGTGATATAGTTAAGCAATACATCCAAGAAATTGAAACAA GTGCTATCGGGAAGGAACGAGGACAAGGTCTTAAAAATGCTACCATGTCAGCTAGTCAAGGAATGAGAATGATACATAAAAACTCCATGGTTCTTGAGATAGGGTATAGTTTTTCCAAAGGGTATACATCTACTGATCAAGTTAAGCAATGCAAAAAAGTTGAAACAA GTGCTATAGGGATGGGACGAGAGCAAACACCTAGATCTTTGTGCTCCTCTTTAGGAGTTTCTGAAAATGAGATGGAATCATTCCACGAGAATGCTCGTTATGCTAATCAACGTATGCAAACTCCTTCTAAAATCACAAGATCGAATTCTACCATGTCTCCTAGTCAAAGAATGCGAATAATGGATAAAAATCCAATGGTTCTTGAGAAAGAGCATGTTCAAACCAATATTTCATTGCCTCCATCTACTGATCAAGTTATGCAACACTACCAAACAGTTGaataa
- the LOC132606160 gene encoding uncharacterized protein LOC132606160 isoform X1 has product MPTKSLFPQSSDIVKQYIQEIETSAIGKERGQGLKNATMSASQGMRMIHKNSMVLEIGYSFSKGYTSTDQVKQCKKVETSPGAIGMGREQTPRSLCSSLGVSENEMESFHENARYANQRMQTPSKITRSNSTMSPSQRMRIMDKNPMVLEKEHVQTNISLPPSTDQVMQHYQTVE; this is encoded by the exons ATGCCAACCAAGAGTTTATTTCCTCAATCTAGTGATATAGTTAAGCAATACATCCAAGAAATTGAAACAA GTGCTATCGGGAAGGAACGAGGACAAGGTCTTAAAAATGCTACCATGTCAGCTAGTCAAGGAATGAGAATGATACATAAAAACTCCATGGTTCTTGAGATAGGGTATAGTTTTTCCAAAGGGTATACATCTACTGATCAAGTTAAGCAATGCAAAAAAGTTGAAACAA GTCCAGGTGCTATAGGGATGGGACGAGAGCAAACACCTAGATCTTTGTGCTCCTCTTTAGGAGTTTCTGAAAATGAGATGGAATCATTCCACGAGAATGCTCGTTATGCTAATCAACGTATGCAAACTCCTTCTAAAATCACAAGATCGAATTCTACCATGTCTCCTAGTCAAAGAATGCGAATAATGGATAAAAATCCAATGGTTCTTGAGAAAGAGCATGTTCAAACCAATATTTCATTGCCTCCATCTACTGATCAAGTTATGCAACACTACCAAACAGTTGaataa